In Pseudomonas putida, a genomic segment contains:
- a CDS encoding putative bifunctional diguanylate cyclase/phosphodiesterase — MSTPVEPVRLLLLADEPEWAALLRQCLLPLEGRAVLLTAPNWEAVDSIFSHDRQAVILATPALQPAPGRCELPTILLLEDEPEKPPTAVSDWLVREQLTADALRRSLRHVRERGVLVATLQRLAEQDPLTGIANRQGFQALLSARLAEHDGRGVALGHLDLDNFRHVNDALGHQGGDRLILQVVARLKQQLEAGDQLARLGSDEFALLIDTRRDASRAEWVAERIVEVLTEPYWIDGESLLLGCSLGLAHARAHAGPDPLMWHAHIAMRQAKANQGCTFHVFDERINRNARSLADLEGELRRALRRDELELHYQPRLNLADGAIVGLEALVRWRHAERGLLPPSEFVPLAEQSGLIVPLGYWVISRALRDMQALRESGLAPLHMAVNLSFRQFQDSQLLATLSRLIIEHGVDARWLEFELTETAVMRRNELVRQTMDALGRLGVRFSLDDFGTGFSSFVHLNSLPIALLKVDRSFVAEMEMREENRKLVHAMINLAHNLNLEVVAEGVESPEQMALLREFGCDQVQGFLVSKPLPVEELVGYLRQVPERDLVAAL, encoded by the coding sequence TTGTCCACGCCTGTCGAACCTGTGCGTTTGCTGCTGTTGGCTGATGAGCCGGAATGGGCTGCCCTGTTGCGCCAATGCCTGCTGCCCCTGGAGGGCCGCGCGGTGCTGTTGACCGCGCCGAACTGGGAGGCGGTGGACAGCATTTTCAGCCATGACCGCCAGGCAGTGATCCTCGCCACCCCCGCCTTGCAACCTGCCCCCGGGCGCTGCGAGCTGCCAACCATCCTGCTGCTCGAAGACGAACCGGAAAAGCCGCCGACCGCGGTCAGCGACTGGCTGGTGCGTGAACAACTGACGGCCGATGCCCTGCGCCGTTCGCTGCGCCATGTGCGTGAGCGTGGCGTGCTGGTGGCCACCTTGCAGCGCCTGGCCGAGCAGGACCCGCTCACCGGCATCGCCAACCGCCAGGGCTTCCAGGCTCTGCTCAGCGCACGCCTGGCCGAGCACGATGGCCGCGGCGTGGCCTTGGGCCACCTGGACCTGGACAACTTCCGCCATGTCAACGATGCCCTCGGCCACCAGGGCGGTGACCGCCTGATCCTGCAGGTGGTGGCGCGGCTCAAGCAGCAGTTGGAGGCCGGCGACCAGCTGGCGCGCCTGGGCAGCGACGAGTTCGCCCTGTTGATCGACACGCGCCGCGATGCCAGCCGCGCCGAGTGGGTCGCCGAGCGCATCGTCGAGGTGCTCACCGAACCCTACTGGATCGACGGCGAGAGCCTGCTGCTGGGCTGCAGCCTGGGCCTGGCCCATGCTCGCGCCCATGCTGGCCCCGACCCGTTGATGTGGCACGCGCACATTGCCATGCGCCAGGCCAAGGCCAACCAGGGCTGCACCTTCCATGTCTTCGATGAGCGCATCAACCGCAACGCCCGCAGCCTGGCCGACCTCGAAGGCGAGTTGCGCCGGGCGCTGCGCCGCGACGAACTGGAGCTGCATTACCAGCCCCGACTGAACCTGGCCGATGGTGCCATCGTCGGCCTGGAGGCGCTGGTGCGCTGGCGCCACGCCGAGCGCGGCCTGTTGCCGCCCAGCGAGTTCGTGCCCCTGGCCGAGCAGAGCGGGTTGATCGTACCGCTGGGCTATTGGGTCATCTCCCGTGCCCTGCGCGACATGCAGGCGCTGCGCGAAAGTGGCCTGGCGCCGCTGCACATGGCGGTGAACCTGAGCTTCCGTCAGTTCCAGGACAGCCAGCTCCTGGCGACGCTGAGCCGGCTGATCATCGAACATGGCGTGGATGCCCGCTGGCTGGAGTTCGAACTGACCGAAACCGCCGTGATGCGACGCAACGAGCTGGTGCGTCAGACCATGGATGCGTTGGGGCGACTCGGCGTGCGTTTCTCGCTCGACGATTTCGGCACCGGGTTCTCCTCGTTCGTGCACCTGAACAGCCTGCCGATCGCCTTGCTCAAGGTCGACCGCAGCTTCGTCGCCGAGATGGAGATGCGCGAAGAGAACCGCAAGCTTGTCCATGCCATGATCAACCTGGCCCACAACCTCAACCTCGAGGTGGTGGCCGAGGGCGTCGAGAGCCCGGAGCAGATGGCGTTGCTGCGCGAATTCGGTTGTGACCAGGTGCAGGGCTTCCTGGTGAGCAAGCCGCTGCCGGTGGAGGAACTGGTGGGGTATTTACGGCAGGTGCCCGAGCGGGATCTGGTGGCTGCGCTCTAG
- a CDS encoding xanthine phosphoribosyltransferase, with translation MEALQQKIREEGIVLSDQVLKVDAFLNHQIDPALMQKIGDEFARLFADAGVTKIVTIEASGIAPAVMTGLKLGVPVIFARKHQSLTLTENLLTATVYSFTKQTENTVAISPRHLNSSDRVLVIDDFLANGKASQALISIIKQAGATVAGLGIVIEKSFQGGRAELDSQGYRVESLARVKSLEGGVVSFIE, from the coding sequence GTGGAAGCACTGCAGCAGAAGATTCGCGAAGAAGGCATCGTGCTTTCCGATCAGGTTCTCAAAGTCGACGCGTTTCTGAACCACCAGATCGACCCGGCGCTGATGCAAAAGATCGGTGACGAGTTCGCCCGCCTGTTCGCCGATGCCGGCGTGACCAAGATCGTCACCATCGAAGCCTCGGGGATCGCCCCGGCGGTGATGACCGGCCTGAAGCTGGGCGTACCGGTGATCTTCGCACGCAAGCACCAGTCGCTGACCCTGACCGAGAACCTGCTGACTGCCACGGTGTACTCCTTCACCAAGCAGACCGAGAACACCGTGGCCATCTCGCCGCGCCATCTCAACAGCAGCGACCGCGTGTTGGTGATCGACGATTTCCTGGCCAACGGCAAGGCGTCGCAGGCGCTGATCTCGATCATCAAGCAGGCCGGCGCCACCGTTGCTGGCCTGGGTATCGTCATCGAGAAGTCGTTCCAGGGCGGCCGTGCCGAGCTCGATAGCCAGGGCTATCGCGTCGAATCGCTGGCGCGGGTGAAGTCGCTGGAAGGCGGTGTGGTCAGCTTCATCGAGTGA
- a CDS encoding acetyl-CoA hydrolase/transferase C-terminal domain-containing protein, with the protein MHLCSLEQAVEQALARLPAHIRMGLPLGLGKPNAFVNALYARVRELPERRLTIYTALSLGRPPLGDGLQRRFLEPFVERVFADYEELSYLADLRNDSLPPNIRVEQFFMQPGSLLHSQAAQQDYVSSNYSHAARDINAKGLNLIAQLVAATPERPVHLSLACNPDITLDLLPMIAKRRAAGETILMLGQVHSELPYMPGDAELGIEAFDLLIDEAEQRRLFSTPNMPVSLQDHCIGLHASTLVRDGGTLQIGIGAMGDAVAAALLARERDNAGYQALLWALDIAPWQALIAREGGLEPFAEGLYGCSEMFVNGLLALAEAGVVRRPADEQGALVHGGFFLGPQAFYQRLRDMPLALRARFAMTGISFINELYGDEALKRRQRRDARFVNTVFGMTLLGAGVADQLEDGRVLSGVGGQYNFVAQGHALEGGRSILLLRSWREAGGEVTSNLFWQYGHCTIPRHLRDIVVTEYGIADLRGQTDSEVIARLLAISDSRFQGELMEQAKGAGKLAKDFQLDERFTDNTPQRLQAIEAQHGRLFPEYPLGTDFTTQEQDLLRALNWLKSKFKLSEVLELGKATLEAPGPEGYEAHLLRMGLEDPQGLKEELYQRLLLAGLAAT; encoded by the coding sequence ATGCACCTGTGTTCCCTCGAACAAGCCGTCGAGCAGGCCCTGGCACGTTTGCCGGCCCATATCCGCATGGGCCTGCCGCTGGGCCTGGGCAAGCCCAACGCCTTCGTCAACGCCCTCTATGCCCGTGTGCGCGAGCTGCCCGAGCGCCGCCTGACTATCTACACCGCCCTATCCCTCGGCCGCCCGCCCCTGGGCGATGGCCTGCAGCGGCGCTTTCTCGAACCTTTCGTCGAGCGCGTCTTCGCCGACTACGAAGAACTCTCCTACCTCGCCGACCTGCGCAACGACAGCCTGCCGCCCAACATCCGCGTCGAGCAGTTCTTCATGCAGCCCGGCAGCCTGCTGCACAGCCAGGCCGCGCAGCAGGACTACGTCAGCAGCAACTACAGCCACGCCGCCCGCGACATCAATGCCAAGGGCCTGAACCTGATCGCCCAGCTGGTGGCCGCCACGCCGGAGAGGCCCGTTCACCTGAGCCTGGCCTGCAACCCCGACATCACCCTCGACTTGCTGCCGATGATCGCCAAGCGTCGCGCCGCCGGCGAAACCATCCTGATGCTCGGGCAGGTGCACAGCGAACTGCCTTACATGCCCGGCGATGCGGAACTGGGCATCGAGGCTTTCGACCTGCTGATCGACGAAGCCGAGCAGCGCCGGCTGTTCTCCACGCCCAACATGCCGGTCAGCCTTCAGGACCATTGCATCGGCCTGCACGCCAGCACCCTGGTGCGCGATGGCGGCACCCTGCAGATCGGCATCGGCGCCATGGGCGATGCCGTGGCGGCGGCGCTGCTGGCCCGCGAACGCGACAACGCCGGCTACCAGGCCCTGCTCTGGGCACTGGACATCGCCCCGTGGCAGGCGCTGATCGCACGTGAAGGCGGCCTCGAGCCCTTTGCCGAAGGCCTTTACGGCTGCAGCGAGATGTTCGTCAACGGCCTGTTGGCACTGGCCGAGGCCGGTGTGGTGCGGCGCCCGGCGGACGAGCAGGGCGCCCTGGTGCATGGCGGCTTCTTCCTCGGGCCGCAGGCGTTCTATCAGCGTCTGCGGGACATGCCGCTGGCGCTACGGGCACGGTTCGCCATGACTGGCATCAGCTTCATCAACGAGCTCTATGGCGACGAGGCGCTCAAGCGCCGCCAGCGCCGCGACGCGCGCTTCGTCAACACCGTGTTCGGCATGACCCTGCTCGGCGCCGGGGTCGCCGACCAACTCGAAGACGGGCGTGTGCTCAGTGGTGTGGGCGGGCAATACAACTTCGTCGCCCAGGGCCATGCGCTGGAGGGCGGGCGCTCGATCCTGCTGCTGCGCAGCTGGCGCGAGGCCGGGGGCGAGGTAACCTCCAACCTGTTCTGGCAGTACGGCCACTGCACCATTCCCCGTCATTTGCGCGACATCGTGGTGACCGAATACGGCATCGCCGATCTGCGCGGGCAGACCGACAGCGAGGTGATTGCGCGGTTGTTGGCGATCAGCGATTCGCGCTTTCAGGGCGAGCTGATGGAGCAGGCCAAGGGCGCGGGCAAGCTGGCCAAGGATTTCCAGCTCGATGAGCGGTTTACCGACAACACGCCGCAGCGTCTGCAGGCCATCGAGGCGCAGCATGGGCGGTTGTTTCCGGAGTATCCACTGGGGACCGACTTCACCACGCAGGAGCAGGACCTGCTACGCGCGCTGAACTGGTTGAAGAGCAAGTTCAAGCTCAGCGAGGTGCTGGAGTTGGGCAAGGCTACGCTGGAGGCGCCGGGGCCGGAAGGGTACGAGGCGCATCTGCTGCGGATGGGGTTGGAGGATCCGCAGGGGCTCAAGGAGGAGTTGTACCAGCGGTTGCTGTTGGCGGGGTTGGCGGCGACTTGA
- a CDS encoding c-type cytochrome: MLAVPAAVFALWAMSATAATNDDLAKRLEPVGQVCVQGQECKGMEVAASAGGGGAKTPDDIIAKHCNACHGSGLLGAPKIGDTAAWKERADHQGGLDGILAKAITGLNAMPPKGTCADCSDEDLKGAIKKMSGL; this comes from the coding sequence ATGCTGGCCGTACCAGCAGCCGTTTTCGCCCTCTGGGCAATGAGCGCAACCGCCGCTACCAACGATGACCTCGCCAAGCGCCTCGAGCCCGTTGGACAGGTGTGCGTGCAGGGTCAGGAGTGCAAGGGCATGGAGGTGGCCGCCTCGGCGGGCGGTGGCGGTGCCAAGACGCCGGACGACATCATTGCCAAGCACTGCAACGCCTGCCATGGCAGTGGGCTGCTGGGCGCGCCGAAGATCGGCGACACGGCGGCCTGGAAGGAGCGTGCCGACCACCAGGGTGGTCTCGATGGCATTCTCGCCAAGGCCATCACCGGCTTGAACGCCATGCCGCCGAAGGGGACCTGCGCCGATTGTTCGGATGAAGACCTCAAAGGGGCGATCAAGAAGATGTCGGGGTTGTGA
- a CDS encoding cupin domain-containing protein has translation MDVGERLQAIRKLKGLSQRELAKRAGVTNSTISMIEKNSVSPSISSLRKVLSGIPMSMVEFFSVELEAESPAQIVYKAHELIDISDGAVTMKLVGKSHPNRAIAFLNEVYPPGADTGEEMLTHDGEETGILLEGRLELVVGTETFILEEGDSYYFESSRPHRFRNPFDEPARLISAATPSNF, from the coding sequence TTGGACGTCGGCGAACGACTGCAAGCGATCCGCAAGCTCAAGGGCCTGTCCCAGCGTGAGCTAGCCAAGCGTGCGGGTGTCACCAACAGCACCATCTCGATGATCGAGAAAAACAGCGTGAGCCCGTCGATCAGCTCGCTGCGCAAGGTGCTGAGCGGCATTCCCATGTCCATGGTCGAGTTCTTCTCGGTGGAGCTGGAGGCCGAAAGCCCGGCGCAGATCGTCTACAAGGCCCACGAGCTGATCGATATCTCCGACGGTGCGGTGACCATGAAGCTGGTCGGCAAGTCGCATCCCAATCGGGCCATCGCCTTCCTCAATGAAGTCTACCCACCGGGTGCGGACACTGGCGAAGAGATGCTCACCCACGACGGCGAAGAGACCGGCATCCTGCTCGAAGGCCGCCTGGAACTGGTGGTCGGCACCGAGACCTTCATCCTCGAAGAGGGCGACAGCTACTACTTCGAGAGCAGCCGTCCGCACCGTTTTCGCAATCCGTTCGATGAGCCGGCACGTTTGATCAGCGCGGCCACGCCTTCGAACTTTTGA
- the alr gene encoding alanine racemase encodes MRPARALIDLQALRHNYRLARELSGAKALAVVKADAYGHGAVRCALALEPEADGFAVACIEEALELRAAGIKAPILLLEGFFEASELALIAEHDLWCVVHSLWQLEALEATAVHKPLTLWLKLDTGMHRVGLHPKDYHDAYQRLLASGKVVRIVLMSHFARADEPDADTTEQQIAVFQAAREGLSAECSLRNSPGVLAWPQAPSDWVRPGIMLYGATPFEQPQAQAERLQPVMTLQSRVISVRELPAGEPVGYGAKFVGQRPTRVGVVAMGYADGYPRHAPSGTPVVVAGKRAELIGRVSMDMLCIDLTDVPEATVGSPVELWGKQVLASDLAQRAGSIPYQLFCNLKRVPLDYFGE; translated from the coding sequence ATGCGCCCCGCCCGCGCCCTGATCGACTTGCAAGCACTCCGTCACAACTACCGCCTGGCCCGCGAACTGTCCGGTGCCAAGGCCCTCGCCGTGGTCAAGGCCGATGCCTACGGCCATGGCGCCGTGCGTTGCGCCCTGGCGCTGGAGCCCGAGGCCGATGGCTTCGCCGTGGCCTGCATCGAGGAAGCGCTGGAGCTGCGCGCTGCTGGCATCAAGGCGCCGATCCTGCTGCTGGAAGGCTTTTTCGAGGCCAGCGAGCTGGCGCTGATCGCCGAGCACGACCTGTGGTGCGTGGTGCACTCGCTGTGGCAGCTCGAGGCCCTCGAAGCCACCGCCGTGCACAAGCCGCTCACCCTCTGGCTCAAGCTCGACACCGGCATGCACCGGGTCGGCCTGCACCCCAAGGACTACCACGACGCCTACCAGCGCCTGCTGGCCAGCGGCAAAGTGGTGCGCATCGTGCTGATGAGCCATTTCGCCCGTGCCGACGAGCCGGATGCCGATACCACCGAGCAACAGATCGCCGTGTTCCAGGCCGCACGTGAAGGCCTCAGCGCCGAATGCAGCCTGCGCAACTCCCCTGGCGTGCTGGCCTGGCCACAGGCCCCGAGCGACTGGGTGCGCCCGGGCATCATGCTGTACGGCGCCACGCCGTTCGAGCAACCGCAGGCCCAGGCCGAGCGCTTGCAACCGGTGATGACCCTGCAATCGCGGGTGATCAGCGTGCGTGAACTGCCGGCCGGCGAGCCGGTGGGTTATGGCGCCAAATTCGTCGGCCAGCGCCCGACCCGCGTTGGCGTGGTCGCCATGGGCTATGCCGACGGCTACCCGCGTCACGCCCCAAGCGGCACCCCGGTGGTGGTCGCCGGCAAGCGTGCCGAACTGATCGGCCGAGTGTCGATGGACATGCTCTGCATCGACCTCACCGACGTGCCCGAGGCCACTGTCGGCAGCCCGGTCGAACTGTGGGGCAAGCAGGTGCTGGCCAGCGACCTGGCCCAGCGCGCCGGCAGCATTCCTTACCAGCTCTTCTGCAACCTCAAGCGCGTGCCGCTGGACTATTTCGGCGAATGA
- the dadA gene encoding D-amino acid dehydrogenase, which produces MRVLVLGSGVIGTASAYYLARQGFEVTVVDRQPAVAMETSFANAGQISPGYASPWAAPGVPLKAIKWLLERHAPLAIKLTGDVDQYLWMAQMLRNCTASRYAVNKERMVRLSEYSRDCLDELRRETGIAYESRTLGTTQLFRTQAQLDAAAKDIAVLEQSGVPYELLDRDGIARVEPALAGVKDILAGALRLPNDQTGDCQMFTTKLADMAVKLGVEFRFGQDIQRLDFAGDRINGVWIDGKLETADRYVLALGSYSPQMLKPLGIRAPVYPLKGYSLTVPITNGDMAPTSTILDETYKVAITRFDNRIRVGGMAEIAGFDLSLNPRRRETLEMIVNDLYPRGGDLSQASFWTGLRPATPDGTPIVGATAFRNLFLNTGHGTLGWTMACGSGRLLADLIARKKPQISAEGLDISRYGNEREVAKHGRTEPAHQQ; this is translated from the coding sequence ATGCGAGTTCTGGTATTAGGTAGCGGTGTGATCGGGACCGCCAGTGCCTACTATCTGGCGCGACAAGGCTTCGAAGTCACGGTGGTCGACCGCCAACCAGCGGTCGCCATGGAAACCAGCTTCGCCAACGCCGGCCAGATCTCGCCCGGCTATGCCTCGCCCTGGGCCGCCCCAGGCGTGCCGCTCAAGGCCATCAAGTGGCTGCTCGAACGCCATGCGCCGCTGGCCATCAAGCTCACCGGCGATGTTGACCAGTACCTGTGGATGGCGCAGATGCTGCGCAACTGCACCGCCAGCCGCTACGCGGTGAACAAGGAGCGCATGGTGCGCTTGTCCGAGTACAGCCGTGACTGCCTCGACGAACTGCGCCGCGAAACCGGCATCGCCTACGAAAGCCGCACCCTGGGTACCACCCAGCTGTTCCGCACCCAGGCGCAACTGGATGCCGCGGCCAAGGACATCGCCGTGCTCGAACAGTCCGGCGTGCCCTACGAACTGCTCGATCGCGACGGCATCGCCCGTGTCGAGCCGGCTCTGGCCGGGGTCAAGGATATTCTTGCCGGCGCCCTGCGCCTGCCCAACGACCAGACCGGCGACTGCCAGATGTTCACCACCAAGCTGGCCGACATGGCCGTCAAGCTGGGTGTCGAATTCCGCTTTGGCCAGGACATCCAGCGCCTGGACTTCGCCGGCGATCGCATCAATGGCGTGTGGATCGACGGCAAGCTCGAAACCGCCGACCGCTACGTGCTGGCGCTGGGCAGTTACTCGCCGCAGATGCTCAAGCCGCTGGGCATTCGCGCGCCGGTGTATCCGCTCAAGGGTTACTCGCTGACCGTGCCGATCACCAACGGCGACATGGCGCCGACCTCGACCATTCTCGACGAAACCTACAAGGTGGCGATCACCCGTTTCGACAACCGCATCCGTGTGGGTGGCATGGCCGAGATCGCCGGCTTCGACCTTTCGCTAAACCCGCGTCGACGCGAAACGCTGGAGATGATCGTCAACGACCTTTATCCTCGCGGCGGCGATCTGAGCCAGGCCAGTTTCTGGACCGGCTTGCGCCCGGCCACTCCGGACGGCACGCCGATCGTGGGTGCTACCGCGTTCCGCAACCTGTTCCTCAACACCGGCCACGGGACGTTGGGTTGGACCATGGCGTGCGGTTCCGGTCGCCTGCTGGCTGACCTGATCGCGCGCAAGAAGCCGCAGATCAGTGCCGAAGGGCTGGACATTTCGCGCTATGGCAACGAGCGGGAAGTGGCCAAGCACGGTCGGACCGAGCCTGCCCACCAGCAGTAA
- the dadR gene encoding transcriptional regulator DadR: MRTQHQSKRELDKIDRNILRILQNDGRISFTELGEKVGLSTTPCTERVRRLEREGIIMGYNARLNPQHLKGSLLVFVEISLDYKSGDTFEEFRRAVLKLPHVLECHLVSGDFDYLVKARISEMASYRKLLGDILLKLPHVRESKSYIVMEEVKESLCLPIPD, from the coding sequence ATGAGAACCCAGCACCAGAGCAAGCGTGAACTGGATAAGATCGACCGCAACATCCTGCGAATCCTGCAGAATGACGGGCGTATTTCCTTCACCGAACTGGGCGAGAAAGTTGGGCTTTCCACCACCCCTTGCACCGAGCGCGTTCGCCGCCTGGAACGCGAGGGCATCATCATGGGCTACAACGCCCGGCTCAATCCGCAGCACCTCAAGGGCAGCCTGTTGGTGTTCGTCGAGATCAGCCTGGACTACAAGTCCGGCGACACCTTCGAGGAGTTCCGCCGCGCGGTGCTCAAGCTGCCCCATGTGCTGGAGTGCCACCTGGTTTCGGGTGACTTCGACTACCTGGTGAAAGCGCGCATTTCGGAAATGGCCTCGTACCGCAAGCTGCTCGGCGACATCCTGTTGAAGCTGCCGCACGTGCGCGAATCCAAGAGCTACATCGTCATGGAAGAGGTGAAAGAGAGCCTCTGCCTGCCGATTCCGGATTGA
- a CDS encoding YkgJ family cysteine cluster protein — MSCNRHKIHFLRELIPSFECEPGCHDCCGPVTTSAEEMARLPRKSQAEQDAALERLDCVHLGPNGCTVYEERPMICRLFGTTPRLACPRGRGPEQPIEPEAEQLVHQFIASTRQVLV; from the coding sequence ATGTCCTGCAACCGCCACAAGATCCACTTCCTGCGCGAACTCATCCCCTCCTTCGAGTGCGAGCCCGGCTGCCACGACTGCTGCGGCCCGGTCACCACTTCGGCCGAGGAAATGGCGCGCCTGCCGCGCAAATCGCAGGCCGAACAGGACGCGGCCCTGGAGCGTCTGGACTGCGTGCACCTGGGCCCCAACGGTTGCACGGTGTACGAAGAGCGCCCGATGATCTGCCGGCTGTTCGGCACCACCCCGCGCCTGGCCTGCCCACGTGGTCGTGGCCCGGAACAGCCGATCGAGCCCGAGGCCGAACAACTGGTGCACCAGTTCATCGCCAGCACCCGCCAGGTGCTGGTCTGA